A window of Ipomoea triloba cultivar NCNSP0323 chromosome 2, ASM357664v1 contains these coding sequences:
- the LOC116010666 gene encoding protein GRAVITROPIC IN THE LIGHT 1-like encodes MDSVDQPVVTASKSKLARTFAKVMHIRAVASSVHGNQRSKSHEKVKNDVIKSDFLKNMQFNICDEEEKMMEKLAMEAFIAKLFASISAVKAAYAELQYAQSPYDPDGIRAADQMVVSELKSLSELKQCFLKKQIEDYSPESSLVLAEIQEQKSIIKTYEVMGKKLDSQVRLKDSEITFLREKLEEANKENKIIEKRLNSSGQLSVPDNLHFSGLNPCHFITILRQATKSIRSFVRLLSREMESSGWDLDLAASAIVPRVSFWQVNHKCYAFESFVCREMFEGFNVLNFSVSREPLPEGKKLQRLLFDRFKELKSVKPADYLAWKPKSTFARFCCKKYLRLIHPRMEQSLFGNLDQRSMVKSGEYPETTFFSSFTEMAKRIWLLHCLAFSFDPEASIFQVSRGSRFSDVYMESMSDEAFLSSEGTPETQPRVAFTVMPGFRIGKAVIQAQVYLR; translated from the coding sequence ATGGACTCGGTTGACCAACCTGTGGTTACTGCAAGCAAGAGCAAATTGGCTCGTACTTTTGCGAAGGTTATGCACATTCGAGCTGTGGCAAGTAGTGTTCATGGAAATCAAAGATCCAAGTCCcatgaaaaagtgaaaaatgatGTGATAAAGAGTGATTTTCTGAAGAACATGCAGTTCAATATTTGCGATGAAGAAGAAAAGATGATGGAGAAATTAGCAATGGAAGCTTTTATTGCCAAATTATTTGCAAGCATCTCAGCTGTTAAAGCAGCATACGCAGAGTTGCAATATGCTCAATCTCCTTACGACCCTGATGGGATTCGTGCTGCAGATCAAATGGTGGTATCTGAGCTGAAAAGTTTATCTGAACTGAAACAGTGCTTCTTGAAGAAACAGATAGAAGACTATTCCCCTGAGAGTAGTTTGGTTTTGGCAGAAATTCAGGAGCAGAAGAGCATTATCAAAACTTATGAAGTCATGGGAAAGAAGCTGGATTCTCAGGTCAGGCTCAAGGATTCAGAAATCACCTTCTTAAGGGAGAAGTTGGAGGAGGCCAATAAGGAGAACAAAATTATCGAGAAGAGATTGAATTCAAGCGGGCAGTTGTCTGTTCCTGACAATCTTCACTTCTCAGGATTGAATCCGTGCCATTTCATTACAATCCTTCGGCAGGCAACAAAATCAATTCGGAGCTTTGTTAGGCTGCTTAGTAGGGAGATGGAATCATCTGGTTGGGATTTAGATTTGGCAGCGAGTGCAATTGTACCTCGTGTATCTTTCTGGCAAGTAAATCACAAATGCTATGCATTCGAATCCTTCGTTTGCAGAGAGATGTTTGAAGGCTTCAATGTTCTGAACTTCTCTGTTTCACGTGAGCCCCTCCCAGAGGGTAAAAAATTGCAGAGGCTGTTGTTTGACAGATTCAAGGAACTGAAATCAGTGAAGCCAGCTGATTATCTAGCATGGAAACCAAAATCTACATTTGCAAGATTTTGCTGCAAGAAATACTTGCGGCTCATTCATCCCAGAATGGAACAATCTCTGTTCGGCAATTTGGATCAGAGAAGCATGGTGAAATCCGGGGAATACCCAGAGACTACCTTCTTTTCTTCATTTACTGAAATGGCAAAGCGTATATGGCTTTTGCATTGCCTTGCCTTTTCCTTTGATCCTGAAGCTTCAATCTTCCAAGTGAGCAGGGGAAGTCGATTTTCCGATGTTTATATGGAGAGCATGAGCGACGAAGCATTCTTATCATCGGAAGGGACGCCGGAAACACAACCTCGGGTGGCTTTCACGGTGATGCCCGGCTTCAGGATAGGTAAAGCTGTTATTCAGGCTCAAGTTTATCTACGTTGA
- the LOC116005194 gene encoding putative pentatricopeptide repeat-containing protein At1g53330 codes for MEKLKKVSPFRLSSLIRLEKNPKLALQLFLNPNPGQTHNASPIRYSILSYDRIICKLGRAKMFDEMETILEKLKEDTRVIPKEVIFCNVISFYGRARMPERAVRTFHRIPDFRCPRTMKSANSLLSSLLLCREFAKMEEIISCFGNYGCPDVCTYNILINACCILGDLTNAWNVFDEMRSRGPLPNVVTFGTLINGLCSNLEMEKAIELKECMIREFKLKPNAYLYAALIKGLCKDNKLDVAITMKEEMLRKRVELDSAIYATLISAFYKNGRKDEVQGLLEEMNKNKCKCDTVTYNAMIHGLSEEGDFDSAFGVLNQMQEQEAEPDVISYNVIIRGLCKKGKLREANELFEDMPRRKCTPDVVTYRILFDGLCDGMQFREAALILDEMVFKGLSPRPESTSRFITGLVQGGDMELLLRALNTSARGNLIGADVWRLIISTVCKEEKLFEASEIFSSMTTE; via the coding sequence ATGGAGAAACTGAAAAAGGTCTCGCCTTTTAGACTCTCTTCTCTGATCCGTCTCGAGAAAAACCCTAAACTCGCCCTGCAACTCTTCCTCAATCCCAACCCTGGACAGACCCATAACGCTTCTCCGATTCGCTACTCGATCCTCTCCTATGATCGCATCATCTGCAAGCTCGGCCGTGCCAAGATGTTCGACGAAATGGAGACAAtcctcgagaagttgaaggaaGACACTCGTGTGATCCCCAAAGAAGTGATTTTTTGTAACGTTATATCATTCTACGGCCGAGCTCGTATGCCCGAGCGAGCTGTCCGTACTTTCCACAGAATTCCAGATTTCAGATGCCCTAGAACGATGAAGTCTGCGAATAGTTTGTTGAGTAGCCTCTTACTTTGTCGGGAATTTgcaaaaatggaagaaatcaTTTCGTGTTTTGGAAATTATGGTTGTCCGGATGTTTGTACGTATAATATATTGATCAATGCCTGCTGCATTCTTGGTGATTTAACTAATGCATGGaatgtgtttgatgaaatgcggAGCAGAGGACCTTTGCCTAATGTGGTCACTTTTGGGACACTAATTAACGGGCTTTGCTCCAATCTTGAGATGGAAAAGGCGATTGAGTTGAAGGAATGTATGATTAGGGAATTTAAGTTGAAGCCTAATGCTTATTTATATGCTGCCCTAATCAAAGGACTTTGTAAAGATAATAAATTGGATGTGGCAATAACCATGAAGGAGGAGATGTTGAGGAAGAGAGTAGAACTGGATTCTGCTATATATGCTACTTTGATCAGTGCATTTTACAAGAATGGCCGGAAGGACGAGGTTCAAGGGCTGCTGGAGGAGATGAACAAGAACAAGTGTAAATGTGACACTGTCACTTATAATGCAATGATTCATGGGTTGTCTGAAGAGGGAGATTTTGATTCAGCATTCGGCGTTCTGAATCAGATGCAAGAGCAGGAGGCCGAGCCAGATGTGATAAGTTACAATGTAATTATCAGAGGACTTTGCAAGAAGGGGAAGTTGAGAGAAGCAAATGAGCTATTTGAGGATATGCCAAGACGGAAGTGCACGCCTGATGTGGTGACCTACAGGATACTCTTCGATGGGCTGTGTGATGGAATGCAATTCCGGGAAGCAGCATTGATATTGGACGAAATGGTATTCAAAGGGCTCAGCCCTCGCCCCGAGTCTACCAGTAGATTTATCACAGGGTTGGTTCAAGGAGGGGACATGGAATTGTTGTTGAGAGCTTTGAATACTTCGGCCCGAGGAAATTTAATTGGTGCAGATGTTTGGAGATTGATCATTTCTACTGTCTGCAAGGAAGAGAAACTATTTGAAGCATCTGAGATTTTTAGTTCCATGACAACTGAATGA
- the LOC116007501 gene encoding pathogen-related protein: MADGVKRASDKYRSFLHEEGGNIQWRHGGAPTYDAVNELFEQGRTQVWPEGSLEETVQNAVKSWEMELSHKIRIQDFRTINPQKFKLFVNGREGLSAEETLELGSYNALLKTSLPEQLKVYKSEEESFESSHDVFRSAFPRGFAWEVMAVYSGPPVVTYKFRHWGYFEGPFKGHSPTGELVQFYGLGIMKVDESLSAEEVEIYYDPAELLGGLLKGTDSNIKQCPFHK, from the exons ATGGCAGACGGCGTTAAAAGGGCCAGCGATAAGTATAGGTCCTTTCTTCACGAAGAAGGAGGAAACATCCAGTGGAGGCACGGCGGTGCTCCCACTTATGACGCCGTTAACGAGCTCTTTGAACAAGGCAGAACCCAG gtATGGCCAGAAGGATCCTTAGAAGAGACAGTACAAAATGCTGTAAAGTCGTGGGAAATGGAGCTGTCTCATAAAATTCGCATACAAGACTTCAGGACCATCAATCCTCAAAAATTCAAGCTCTTCGTTaatg gGAGGGAGGGATTGTCAGCTGAAGAAACCTTAGAGCTGGGGAGTTACAATGCACTGTTGAAGACTTCGTTGCCGGAACAGTTGAAGGTGTACAAATCCGAGGAGGAGAGTTTTGAATCGTCACACGATGTGTTCCGGTCGGCATTTCCTCGGGGGTTTGCGTGGGAAGTGATGGCCGTGTATTCTGGGCCGCCTGTGGTGACCTATAAGTTCAGGCATTGGGGCTATTTTGAAGGACCTTTCAAGGGCCATTCTCCTACCGGAGAATTAGTTCAGTTTTATGGCCTTGGAATCATGAAG GTTGATGAATCTCTGAGTGCCGAGGAAGTAGAGATATATTATGATCCAGCAGAGCTTTTGGGTGGGCTTCTCAAAGGAACAGATTCCAACATTAAGCAATGCCCCTTCCACAAATAA
- the LOC116011217 gene encoding protein DOG1-like 1 — protein MVLLRSTPTSFIYTLLTSHFSLRSHTIKMGSPAVDHRRLRCVFEEWIAQQQEDLEELSRAMESNLGSAELFGVVDKNVKHFEEYQEHRALLAEQNGGPPFLSPSWCTTFENAFMWIGGCRPSLSIRLVYSLCGSDLDSQLQGYLQGERTGSLADISAAQLNQINALQSKTVREEDKLSSRIATLQEDMADEPLAMIVNKSKKVGESSSDVERALDNHAVAMGRMVVEADKLRLRTLTELVKILTPVQAAHLLLVAKKLHLSIHEWSKKRDGGAAAADRQFNTTQDAAACSVSPG, from the exons ATGGTTTTACTCCGATCCACCCCCACATCATTTATATATACTCTCCTCACTTCTCACTTCTCACTCAGATCACATACAATTAAAATGGGCAGCCCCGCCGTGGACCACCGCCGTCTCCGCTGCGTGTTCGAGGAGTGGATAGCGCAGCAGCAGGAGGATCTGGAGGAGCTGAGCCGAGCGATGGAGTCGAATCTCGGGTCGGCCGAGCTCTTCGGGGTCGTGGATAAGAACGTGAAGCACTTCGAGGAGTACCAGGAGCATAGGGCGTTGCTGGCCGAGCAGAACGGGGGGCCGCCCTTCCTGTCGCCCTCGTGGTGCACTACTTTCGAGAACGCGTTCATGTGGATCGGCGGGTGCCGACCCTCGCTCTCCATCCGCCTCGTCTACTCGCTCTGCGGCTCCGACCTCGACTCCCAGCTCCAGGGGTACCTGCAGGGAGAGCGGACGGGTAGTTTGGCGGATATTTCCGCCGCTCAGCTCAACCAGATCAACGCCCTCCAGTCCAAGACTGTTAGAGAAGAAGACAAGCTTTCCAGCAGGATAGCAACTTTACAg GAGGACATGGCGGATGAGCCGCTGGCGATGATAGTGAATAAGAGCAAGAAAGTAGGGGAATCGAGCTCGGACGTGGAGCGAGCTTTGGACAACCATGCGGTGGCGATGGGGCGGATGGTGGTGGAAGCCGACAAGCTGAGGCTGAGGACACTGACGGAGCTAGTCAAAATCTTGACACCGGTCCAGGCCGCTCATCTTCTTCTGGTCGCCAAGAAATTGCATCTCTCCATCCATGAGTGGAGCAAAAAGAGAGACGGCGGCGCCGCCGCAGCCGACCGTCAATTCAACACAACCCAAGACGCCGCCGCCTGCAGTGTTTCACCGGGCTAA
- the LOC116011476 gene encoding protein DOG1-like 4: MSFQSFHETWFEQLRQVVHELGQAPRPATSAEHHHLQQQLVQKVMSHCHDYYRLKSIAAKRDILGVFTAPWATSLERSLHWIGGWRPTTVFHLIYTESSILFESHIMDILRGLRNGDLGDLTPSQLRRVSELQCQTVQEENYIADQLSDWQDGGSDIIGMMSGNLEAKMEKLAEILEKADELRMKTITNLVELLTAQQAVEFLIAAAQLMFGIRRWGINHDRRRENNVSQ, encoded by the exons aTGAGTTTCCAAAGCTTCCACGAGACATGGTTCGAGCAGCTCCGGCAAGTGGTGCACGAGCTCGGCCAAGCCCCGCGGCCAGCCACGAGCGCCGAGCACCACCACCTGCAACAACAGCTAGTCCAAAAGGTGATGTCTCACTGCCACGACTACTACAGATTGAAATCCATCGCCGCCAAGCGCGACATCCTGGGCGTCTTCACCGCGCCGTGGGCCACCTCTTTAGAGCGGTCGCTCCACTGGATCGGCGGGTGGCGCCCCACCACCGTCTTCCACCTCATCTACACGGAGTCCAGCATCCTCTTCGAGTCCCACATCATGGACATCCTCCGCGGCCTCCGCAACGGCGACCTCGGCGACCTCACCCCTTCCCAGCTCCGCCGCGTCAGCGAGCTCCAGTGCCAAACCGTCCAAGAAGAAAATTACATCGCCGACCAACTCTCCGATTGGCAG GATGGGGGTAGTGATATAATTGGAATGATGAGTGGGAACCTTGAAGCGAAGATGGAGAAGCTGGCGGAGATATTAGAGAAGGCGGATGAGCTGAGGATGAAGACCATTACCAACTTGGTGGAGCTGTTAACGGCGCAGCAGGCGGTGGAGTTCTTGATTGCGGCGGCGCAACTCATGTTCGGGATTCGTCGCTGGGGAATTAATCATGACCGTCGACGAGAGAATAATGTCTCACAGTGA